Proteins from one Heterodontus francisci isolate sHetFra1 chromosome 42, sHetFra1.hap1, whole genome shotgun sequence genomic window:
- the LOC137355500 gene encoding BMP-2-inducible protein kinase-like isoform X5 has translation MQQAQQQMMQNYYLQQQYATAMQQQAALRQMMAQASVQQQMALQQQQQALLQAHMQQKLQAQQVQPQSQQTAKLLSLTPPSSPKVQRAGHRRIVSDVPFSRVLGVPASHSSQQLAAAAAEANLYKSKSASTSPAGSPRASHQNIYNPPDISVWNPFGDDNFSKLTVEELLDKEFTELRNDKTEELKKIPTENVVPTFHPSMTPPQTDVFGASPFASGAGCGSVVSMKQSTLPVMGCTSEDGIELTCGQVVHFIGRCLSAPITEEHSSDLTPSTGTLHSGDEEEDKNDEKTIKLEDHKSSLSALADLKSDLELKNCYLNLHDQSEDEGEFPARHISTEGDQELCKMGFLHSTSNIQNTEILQDSTVGYLENNTLPLSSEDLCAEIDGEEADVFKTAPFTPKMNFEIGEDESQIFTNVPFGSKTSSAAFATCLQLVASVQTDVFGQVPFEEVPAKSGRSSAETCHLKLMNGSTSAAEECVHSPGEAMMCEISNVGQKVELNREHQELSLDGQSEGTNPLKYQRTELLSKVYSVLNPFSQDCYFDYLACNNKASTSCQNQTWRNLGQLHSDGMDACPNSPQHLDNDDPFSAAPFPGKGYVNIQTNGSK, from the exons TTACAGGCACATATGCAGCAAAAGCTTCAAGCTCAACAAGTTCAACCCCAGTCCCAACAGACAGCCAAGCTGTTGTCACTAACGCCGCCATCTTCACCAAAAGTACAGCGAGCCGGCCACAGGAGAATCGTCAGTGATGTCCCGTTCAGTAGAGTGCTTGGAGTCCCTGCCAGTCATTCCTCTCAACAACTGGCAGCAGCTGCTGCTGAGGCAAACCTTTATAAATCAAA GTCAGCCTCTACAAGTCCTGCAGGATCACCTAGAGCTTCGCACCAAAACATTTACAATCCACCAGATATCTCTGTATGGAATCCCTTTGGAGATGACAATTTTTCCAAGCTAACAGTTGAAGAACTTCTAGATAAGGAGTTTACTGAGCTTCGAAATG ATAAAACTGAAGAACTGAAGAAAATACCAACTGAAAATGTAGTTCCAACATTTCATCCCAGCATGACCCCACCCCAAACGGATGTATTTGGGGCATCACCCTTTGCATCTGGGGCAG GCTGTGGAAGTGTAGTATCAATGAAGCAAAGCACACTGCCTGTTATGGGATGCACGTCAGAGGATGGAATAGAACTGACTTGTGGACAAGTGGTACATTTTATAGGACGTTGTTTATCAGCACCAATAACTGAGGAGCATTCAAGTGATCTCACCCCATCTACaggaactttacacagcggtgacgaAGAGGAGGATAAAAATGATGAGAAGACAATCAAACTGGAAGACCACAAAAGTTCCCTGTCTGCTCTTGCTGATTTAAAATCTGACCTAGAACTGAAGAATTGTTATCTGAACCTACATGACCAATCTGAGGATGAAGGAGAGTTTCCTGCCCGACATATTTCTACAGAAGGTGACCAAGAGCTATGCAAAATGGGGTTTCTGCACTCAACTTCCAACATCCAAAATACTGAAATCCTGCAAGATTCCACAGTGGGTTATTTGGAAAATAATACACTACCTTTATCATCTGAAGATTTATGTGCAGAAATTGATGGTGAGGAAGCAGATGTATTTAAAACAGCGCCATTTACACCCAAGATGAATTTTGAAATTGGCGAAGATGAATCTCAGATTTTCACAAACGTGCCATTTGGAAGCAAAACATCGTCggctgcctttgctacatgcttgcaGCTTGTTGCTTCAGTGCAAACTGATGTATTTGGTCAGGTTCCTTTCGAAGAAGTTCCTGCTAAAAGTGGAAGGTCCTCTGCAGAAACATGCCACTTAAAATTAATGAATGGAAGTACAAGTGCCGCAGAGGAATGTGTACATTCACCCGGGGAAGCAATGATGTGCGAGATCAGCAATGTGGGACAAAAAGTTGAACTGAATAGAGAACATCAAGAGCTATCACTGGATGGACAGTCCGAAGGCACTAATCCTTTAAAGTATCAGAGAACTGAATTGCTTTCAAAAGTCTATTCTGTATTAAATCCTTTTAGTCAAGATTGCTATTTTGACTACTTAGCCTGTAATAATAAAGCAAGTACAAGCTGCCAAAACCAGACTTGGAGAAATTTGGGACAGCTACACTCTGATGGAATGGATGCATGTCCAAATTCACCCCAGCATTTAGACAACGATGATCCATTTTCTGCTGCACCTTTCCCAGGGAAGGGATATGTAAATattcaaacaaatggctcaaagtag